The window CGTTGACCGCGAAAACGACCGCGCACAGGCGCTTTACGACCGCTACGGCTTCGAACACTGGGGAGAAATGGTCGCAAAACAGCTGTAAACAAATCGTTGTCCCACTCAACGAGAAACAGTTGCACGAGGTTCGATAGCATACCACCGAAATTATAGATCATTCCAAACCTCATCCCAAACCGAGATATTTATTCGACTCTGAGTTAATATCCGTATAACGCCTGCCAACCCCCCGTTACTCCCTCAGGGACTGGCAGGAGGTGAGAAACGAATGTGGCAAGAGTACGTCTTCCTAGCGGGTAGTATCGTCATCATGATTTCGCTCATCCCGACGATTCGGGACGAAGAGGCACAGGTACCGCTTCGGACTAGCCTACCCTCAGTCGTCGTGCTGTTCGTTCAGACGTTGGCGTTCCTCTCGATGGGGCTGACCGCCTCGGCTGCGGGCACTGGGATGGGCTTCGGCCTCTGGTCGCTCATCGCGAAGTACAAGTCGTAACGAATCGATACGGATCGAAATCTCACGGCTCGTGCGTAAACAGTTGCATGCAGTCTCCCTCTCGAACGACACAGAATCGAATCGACTCGGTCGGCCCAAAGCTGTGTTTTCGTCGCTCGGTCAGCAGCACCTCGGCGAACGGTTCGTCGCACGCCGGACAGACCACGGAATCGCGATTTTCGAACAGGGAGGTGTGTCCAGCATCCCGCTTCAGCTTCAGGCGATGACGAATCGCGTGCACGTCGAATCGGTCGGTCACGACCCATCACCATCGCGACGTTCCCGCCACTGTTCACGTGTCACGGTGAAGCGATGCGAGTCGTGAACCGCATCGCCGTCAGGATGCCAATTGCGAAGCAGGCCGTCGTACTGTCCGCCGTGTGCTTCGATGTATTTCTCGATTGCACGCTTCGATTTCTCGTTGCCGTCGATGTGCTCGACGGCGACCAGTTCGAGGTCGAGGGTTTCGAAGGCGAGGTCGATGAGTGCCGACGCACGCTCGCCTGAGTACCCCCGCCCCCAAAACGGCTTCCGAAGCCACAAGCCGAGTGTGCCGGTTCGGCGCTCCCAATCCACGTGTATACCGGTCGCTCCGACGATTTCGTCGGAACCGTCGGACGGTCCCGACGAAGCACCCGGTTCGCCATCCTGCAGCCGAATTACGAATTCCGAACCTTCGCCTTCGACGCGGTTCTTCTCCGCGATGTCGATGAAATCCTTCGTCTCCTTCGGCGTAACATGGGGATCCCACGAGAGGTGTTCCGTAATCTCGTCGATGTCCGGCGCATCGTGGGCGACGTGCCGGTATAGTTCGAACACATCGACGTTCTCGTGAGTCAGTGCGTCCAGTACGAGGCGTTCCGTCTCGATGCGTTCGGGGAACATACCCCGGACGACAAATCACAGGCCTAAAAGGTTTCTGACGTGTGTAACGTTCACACCCGCCACGAAGGACATAACGGTTCGAGAAGCCTACCCGGACAGGATGGTCCACCGACAGTCCCCGCATCCACCACGGGACGAAACCGTAGAACTCGAGTTCTCGCTCCGAGACGAGTCGTGCTTTTTCGTCACGGCCTCCAAGCGAGCAGGTTGCGAACTCGTCGGGGAAAAGGTAGTACGCCGCTCCGACGGGAACCTCCTCGAATTTTTCGACGTTCGTGGAACACGGCCTGAAACCCTGCTCGATGCTGTCGGTTCCATACAGACAGCACACGACGCGAGAATCGTCCGTGAGCGCCCTGATTCGACGCTGATGTCGTTCGTCATCACCGGGTCGTGTGTGACGACGACGCTGGCGGACTCGGACGCCGTGTTGAAAACCGCACGGGCCGAAAACGGCGACGCGACGGTTATCGCGGACGTGCCGTCGTACGGGTCCGTTCGACGAGTCGTGGAGACGTTCGAGGAGAACCATCCAACTGCCGATCTGATCGCCAAACGCTCGCTCGGTGCCAGCGTCCCCGCGATCGCGAACCGGGAACGGACCGCCTATCTGCTGTCGAACTTGACCGAAAAGCAGCTCCGGGCGGTCGAAGTAGCGGTCCGATTCGGTTACCTCTCGTGGCCCCGCGAGAGCACCGCGGCGGAATGTGCGGATGCGCTCGACGTTTCACAACCCACGTTCAGCCAACATCTATGGACGGGCGTGGAGAAACTGCTCGGAACGATGTTCGATGGCGGTACCGACGTGTGAAACGATACAC of the Haladaptatus caseinilyticus genome contains:
- a CDS encoding DUF7385 family protein encodes the protein MTDRFDVHAIRHRLKLKRDAGHTSLFENRDSVVCPACDEPFAEVLLTERRKHSFGPTESIRFCVVREGDCMQLFTHEP
- a CDS encoding GNAT family N-acetyltransferase; the protein is MFPERIETERLVLDALTHENVDVFELYRHVAHDAPDIDEITEHLSWDPHVTPKETKDFIDIAEKNRVEGEGSEFVIRLQDGEPGASSGPSDGSDEIVGATGIHVDWERRTGTLGLWLRKPFWGRGYSGERASALIDLAFETLDLELVAVEHIDGNEKSKRAIEKYIEAHGGQYDGLLRNWHPDGDAVHDSHRFTVTREQWRERRDGDGS
- a CDS encoding bacterio-opsin activator domain-containing protein, producing MVHRQSPHPPRDETVELEFSLRDESCFFVTASKRAGCELVGEKVVRRSDGNLLEFFDVRGTRPETLLDAVGSIQTAHDARIVRERPDSTLMSFVITGSCVTTTLADSDAVLKTARAENGDATVIADVPSYGSVRRVVETFEENHPTADLIAKRSLGASVPAIANRERTAYLLSNLTEKQLRAVEVAVRFGYLSWPRESTAAECADALDVSQPTFSQHLWTGVEKLLGTMFDGGTDV